A window of Natrinema salaciae genomic DNA:
CCGTCGACCGGGCTCGAGTGGTCACACTCCCGGCAGAACAGGGTCGCTTTCCGCGGCGTCGGCGCACCGTCGTCGTGGGTAGTTGCGGGCCGAGTCATCGAGCGGGGGTACAGGGTCCAGCTATAAAGTCCCGCCCCGTGAGCGGTTCACACAATACGGTTCGGCGGTGAATCTTCGGTGCGATACCGTCAATCGGGCCGAAGAATGTGACGTGTCCACGTCACGCAGCCCATCGCCGACGCGCTCGTCCCCGACTGCTCGAGACAGTTCGCCTGCCGTCAGGTGTTTCCGCGACGGACCCCTACCCGCCGCTATGGCCGCGACCAGCAAACCGAGCCGACTCGAGACGGGCGACGAGCTCGACGACTTCGTAGCGAGCCACGACGTGGCGCTGGTGGAGTTTTACACCAGCGGCTGTGCGCTGTGCCAGGCGATGGAGCCGGTGCTGGGGAACGTCGCCCGCGCGACGGACGTCTCCATCGGACTGGTCAATCCGGGCGACGACATCGAACTCGTCGATCGGTTCGACAT
This region includes:
- a CDS encoding thioredoxin family protein, with protein sequence MAATSKPSRLETGDELDDFVASHDVALVEFYTSGCALCQAMEPVLGNVARATDVSIGLVNPGDDIELVDRFDIRSVPTLILFEDGNETARLAEGFQGGDAVTDFLAEHVPTAVDAD